The following are encoded in a window of Gramella sp. MT6 genomic DNA:
- a CDS encoding MGMT family protein codes for MSDNSGFFERVYEVCRKIPEGRVTSYGAIAKYLGAARSARIVGWAMNSSHNLEDVPAHRVVNRHGMLTGKHHFGGSNAMQQLLEAEGVKVEDLQIIDFQKYFWDPIKELS; via the coding sequence TTGAGCGATAATTCCGGATTTTTTGAAAGGGTTTATGAAGTTTGCCGGAAAATACCTGAAGGCAGAGTAACTTCTTATGGCGCGATCGCAAAATATCTTGGTGCTGCAAGGAGTGCCCGTATAGTGGGTTGGGCTATGAATTCATCTCATAATTTAGAAGATGTGCCTGCTCATAGGGTGGTGAATCGGCATGGGATGCTTACCGGAAAACATCATTTTGGTGGTAGTAATGCAATGCAGCAATTACTGGAAGCCGAAGGAGTAAAAGTGGAGGATCTTCAAATAATCGATTTTCAGAAATATTTCTGGGATCCTATCAAGGAACTTTCCTGA
- a CDS encoding LysE family transporter — MEETKLFLITYFAAFIGVVPPGLVNMTVAKTCVEKGKKSGLFVAIGAGVVILIQAFIAVLLAKYIFDHPFIRRMILRGGLVVFCILAVYFFIKARHKRGVNHNRQKAQAQSLFKGMLIAALNVFPIPYFVAIAGAMDLSGGMEYDWSLIVSFAFAASLGSFTSLYLYVVLFDKIEKKAESFAKYSNYFMAGLMLVLIVVALVRILNS; from the coding sequence TTGGAAGAAACAAAACTTTTCCTAATCACGTATTTCGCAGCATTTATTGGAGTGGTTCCGCCGGGATTGGTGAACATGACCGTAGCCAAAACCTGTGTTGAGAAAGGGAAAAAAAGCGGGTTATTTGTGGCAATAGGTGCTGGGGTCGTTATCCTGATCCAGGCCTTTATTGCTGTTTTACTTGCTAAATACATTTTTGATCATCCGTTCATTAGGAGAATGATCCTGAGAGGTGGCCTGGTAGTTTTCTGTATTCTCGCGGTGTATTTTTTTATCAAGGCGAGACACAAAAGAGGGGTGAATCATAATAGGCAGAAGGCACAGGCTCAGAGCTTGTTCAAAGGGATGTTGATAGCTGCTCTCAATGTTTTTCCCATTCCATATTTCGTGGCGATCGCCGGCGCGATGGATCTAAGTGGAGGAATGGAATATGATTGGTCTCTTATAGTTTCCTTCGCTTTTGCTGCAAGTTTAGGAAGTTTTACCTCCCTCTACCTGTATGTCGTACTGTTCGATAAAATTGAAAAGAAGGCTGAATCTTTTGCTAAATATTCCAATTATTTCATGGCCGGTCTAATGCTGGTTCTTATTGTAGTTGCCTTAGTTAGAATATTAAATTCCTGA
- the trmB gene encoding tRNA (guanosine(46)-N7)-methyltransferase TrmB, giving the protein MGSKNKLKRFKENEKFDNVIQPSREELTDNLFELKGRWSQDFFKNDHPIVLELGCGKGEYTVELARQNPERNFIGIDIKGARFWRGAKTAIEEDLKNVAFVRTQIELIEHVFATNEVSEIWITFPDPQIKYKRTKHRLTNTEFLQRYKNILKEDGLMHLKTDSEFMHGYTLGLLHGEGHEILYAHHDIYKNEYSPKEVTGIQTFYEKQYLEKGKPITYIQFKIK; this is encoded by the coding sequence GTGGGAAGTAAGAACAAACTCAAGCGCTTTAAGGAAAACGAGAAATTCGATAACGTGATCCAACCTTCCAGAGAGGAGCTTACAGATAATCTATTTGAACTAAAGGGCAGATGGAGTCAGGATTTTTTTAAGAATGATCATCCAATTGTTCTGGAACTAGGCTGCGGCAAAGGAGAATATACGGTCGAGTTGGCAAGGCAGAATCCAGAGAGGAACTTTATAGGGATAGATATTAAAGGAGCCAGGTTCTGGCGTGGAGCAAAGACAGCCATCGAGGAAGATTTGAAAAATGTAGCCTTCGTACGCACCCAGATCGAGCTTATTGAGCATGTTTTTGCGACAAATGAAGTAAGTGAGATTTGGATCACTTTTCCAGATCCTCAGATCAAGTATAAAAGGACAAAGCATAGACTCACCAATACGGAATTCCTTCAGCGATATAAAAATATCCTTAAAGAGGATGGCCTAATGCATTTGAAGACCGATTCAGAATTTATGCATGGCTATACTCTTGGTTTGCTGCATGGAGAGGGACATGAGATCCTGTATGCTCACCATGATATTTATAAGAATGAATATTCTCCAAAAGAAGTAACAGGTATACAAACTTTCTACGAAAAACAGTACCTTGAAAAAGGTAAACCAATTACGTATATTCAATTCAAGATTAAATAA
- a CDS encoding glycosyltransferase → MGNKRILVAVLNWGLGHATRCIPIIQQLKEHNFEPIIASDGQALQLLKKEFPNEIFEDLPSYNIEYTKKGSNLKWKLLLDSRRIIKNIKAENELTKELVQKYNLKGIISDNRWGVRSDQLKTNVFITHQINVLSGNTTFLSSFIQQRYIKKFNECWIPDAKGNNNLSGILGHASSIPGNIKYIGPLSRFEKRKVPIIYDYLILLSGPEPQRGMLEEILLKEFRYSNSKVFFIHGVISEDHNQLPNSNIEISNYLFGKSLEEAINASKYIICRSGYTTLMDLAKLGKKAFFIPTPGQNEQEYLAQRMESLRLAPFCYQNKFSISKLKEIESYSGLSDLGEHSVFGDLFAFFEGE, encoded by the coding sequence ATGGGAAATAAGAGGATATTGGTGGCCGTGCTTAACTGGGGTCTTGGTCACGCAACCAGATGCATTCCCATTATCCAGCAATTAAAAGAGCATAATTTTGAACCTATCATCGCTTCAGATGGGCAAGCGCTTCAACTTCTAAAAAAGGAATTTCCCAACGAAATATTTGAAGACCTACCTTCATATAATATTGAATACACAAAAAAAGGAAGTAATTTAAAATGGAAGCTCCTCTTAGATAGCCGGCGGATAATCAAAAATATTAAAGCGGAAAATGAGCTTACGAAAGAACTGGTCCAGAAGTATAATCTAAAAGGAATAATTTCTGATAACCGGTGGGGAGTTAGAAGTGATCAACTGAAAACCAATGTTTTCATAACCCATCAGATAAATGTACTTAGCGGTAACACTACTTTTCTGAGTAGTTTTATTCAGCAGCGATATATCAAAAAATTTAATGAATGCTGGATCCCTGATGCTAAAGGAAATAATAATCTAAGCGGAATCCTGGGCCACGCCTCTTCAATACCTGGAAATATAAAATACATTGGCCCGCTATCAAGGTTTGAAAAAAGGAAGGTTCCTATTATTTATGATTACCTCATTTTACTTAGTGGTCCAGAACCTCAACGTGGTATGCTTGAAGAAATCCTTCTGAAAGAATTCAGATATTCGAATTCCAAAGTCTTTTTTATTCACGGAGTAATTTCAGAAGACCATAATCAACTTCCGAATTCAAATATCGAAATCAGTAATTATTTATTTGGAAAATCCCTGGAAGAAGCTATTAATGCAAGTAAGTATATCATTTGTAGATCAGGCTACACCACATTAATGGACCTGGCCAAACTAGGAAAAAAGGCATTTTTCATTCCCACTCCGGGACAAAATGAACAGGAATACCTGGCTCAAAGAATGGAAAGTTTACGATTAGCTCCTTTTTGTTATCAGAATAAATTTTCCATTTCTAAATTAAAAGAAATAGAAAGTTACTCAGGATTAAGTGATCTCGGGGAGCACTCGGTCTTCGGGGATCTCTTTGCTTTTTTCGAGGGTGAATGA
- a CDS encoding ATP-binding protein codes for MSQKFKRSYRFALRTALYISVFLTFLLGGFILLDLETVWITLLVFALFCYLFTFLIIQYRVERFIYRRIKKVYDNVSLLDSKTLRPSQITTDMSSLTREVKKFAEDKKLEIETLKVREAYRKEFMGNVSHELKTPLFTVQGYILTLLDGAHKDKAIRKKYLARANKGVERLIYIVKDLDMITKLETGDLHLRYETFDIVELIQASFDLLEMKAAKKNITLTFDIDYEEPIYVRADRERIQQVLTNLIVNSIKYGKKGGTTEISIENLIKNKVIVRVTDNGEGIEKENIPRLFERFYRVDKSGSRKEGGSGLGLSIVKHILEAHDEKIYVESVFGVGSEFSFTLEKSKEIPEDRVLPEIT; via the coding sequence ATGTCGCAAAAGTTTAAACGCTCATATAGATTTGCTTTAAGAACTGCTCTTTATATAAGTGTTTTTCTAACATTCCTATTGGGCGGATTTATTTTACTGGATTTAGAGACCGTCTGGATCACTCTATTAGTTTTTGCGCTTTTTTGCTACCTCTTTACTTTTCTTATTATTCAATACCGGGTGGAGCGTTTCATATACCGAAGAATAAAAAAGGTGTATGATAATGTCTCACTGCTGGATTCAAAAACCTTAAGACCAAGCCAGATCACCACAGATATGTCTTCCCTAACTCGTGAGGTGAAGAAATTTGCTGAAGACAAGAAACTGGAGATCGAAACTCTTAAAGTTAGAGAAGCATATAGAAAAGAATTTATGGGAAATGTGTCTCATGAACTTAAAACTCCACTTTTCACCGTTCAGGGTTATATCCTCACGTTGCTCGATGGAGCCCATAAAGACAAAGCTATCAGGAAGAAATATCTGGCCAGGGCAAATAAAGGTGTGGAAAGATTGATTTATATCGTGAAAGATCTTGATATGATCACCAAGCTCGAAACCGGGGATCTGCATTTGAGATATGAGACTTTTGATATTGTTGAATTGATCCAGGCTTCATTCGACCTTCTTGAGATGAAGGCGGCAAAGAAGAATATTACCCTAACCTTTGATATTGATTATGAAGAGCCTATTTATGTAAGGGCAGACCGAGAAAGAATACAGCAGGTGCTTACCAATCTTATCGTGAATTCTATTAAATACGGTAAAAAAGGAGGGACCACAGAGATCAGTATCGAGAATCTTATCAAGAACAAGGTAATTGTACGTGTAACCGATAACGGGGAAGGTATCGAGAAGGAGAATATTCCTCGTTTATTCGAACGTTTTTACAGGGTAGACAAAAGCGGTTCCCGTAAAGAAGGAGGTTCTGGTTTGGGGCTTTCTATCGTTAAACATATTCTGGAGGCTCACGATGAAAAGATCTATGTGGAAAGTGTATTTGGCGTTGGTAGCGAATTTTCATTCACCCTCGAAAAAAGCAAAGAGATCCCCGAAGACCGAGTGCTCCCCGAGATCACTTAA
- a CDS encoding response regulator transcription factor, with amino-acid sequence MKKKDIQILLVDDEPDILEIVGYNLSSEGYNVITADNGADAVKLARKNKPHLIILDVMMPEMDGIEACEQIRKIPDLEGTIITFLTARGEDYSQMAGFDAGADDYITKPIKPKVLVSKVKALLRRYREEEQSSNIVKLGDITINREEYKIIQRGEEMALPRKEFELLSLLASKPGKVFKREDILDNVWGNDIVVGGRTIDVHIRKLREKIGDDKIKTIKGVGYKFVV; translated from the coding sequence ATGAAGAAAAAAGACATTCAAATTTTACTGGTAGATGATGAGCCGGATATCCTGGAAATAGTGGGGTATAATTTATCTTCAGAAGGCTACAATGTGATCACTGCAGATAATGGTGCAGATGCCGTTAAGCTGGCCAGGAAAAATAAACCCCATCTTATTATCCTGGACGTCATGATGCCAGAAATGGATGGAATCGAAGCTTGCGAGCAAATAAGGAAAATACCAGACCTTGAAGGGACGATTATCACATTTCTTACTGCAAGGGGAGAGGATTATTCCCAAATGGCAGGTTTCGATGCGGGTGCAGATGATTATATCACCAAGCCTATTAAGCCAAAAGTACTTGTTAGTAAAGTAAAGGCATTGTTAAGAAGGTATCGCGAAGAAGAGCAATCGTCTAACATTGTGAAATTAGGTGATATCACGATTAACAGGGAAGAATATAAGATCATCCAGAGGGGTGAAGAAATGGCCCTTCCCAGAAAGGAGTTCGAGCTATTGTCTCTGCTGGCTTCTAAACCAGGTAAAGTATTCAAGAGAGAGGATATACTGGATAATGTATGGGGTAACGATATTGTGGTAGGAGGAAGAACTATAGATGTTCATATTAGAAAGCTTCGGGAAAAAATTGGTGATGACAAGATCAAAACTATTAAAGGAGTAGGATACAAGTTCGTTGTTTAA
- a CDS encoding TonB-dependent receptor, whose amino-acid sequence MKRFLLLSLIFIVTTMQSQEATTGAIGGKLSDKEMNGEPLPFANVLLKNSTKGTTSDYDGIYLLDKLEPGTYTVVFSFVGYETLEVPNVVVEAGKVTEVNTELGSSAAALDEVVITTVSRRDSEVALLIEQKNSVDIKESIGAQELAKLGVSDAATATTKISGVTSSEASGDIFVRGLGDRYLYTTMNGLPIPSDDVERKNIDLGLFPTRVIQNISISKNYSAENSADQASGSIDITSRELRGKSELDLGMRFGANTNAVGQFNNFKVSPNQQDVYFGFYDQNIPTEFALNNQSWDPQNAVLPINRRYALTAGKQFGDFEVLFTASNSVDFEYNQGTFANYRNNDFEDGFTDATNYKKTDNNTALLDLGYQINDNNRIKATSLFINKVTDEVFEGGRNGEGIVFEESDRNDDFNQFVRDQNTKQTRLWVNQLHGFHEMWDSKNEIEWAAGYNMVDADEPNRIRNEVNLHPTEPILLGETGAFQQRKSNQQIDDREINAFIQDQYNFIQDEESEKKAFIKLGGNFRNKERDFYSKFYGVEERDFNTVNPESIDNFTGIFTTENFNNRSLIVNDLSPDLYNGTLESLSGFAFFNYGNEKWNLNVGARVQKDDIDVVFDVNNYPSNLPNFVYKSYENIYPSINFRFSPNEDSNIRLAASRTITLPEFKEIAPFEYVSQTGLITRGNPELEASTNTNFDIKYEIFPSSGELISLTGFYKNINDPINKARERGSAPVFSYFNAGDEANIYGLELEARMDVIENENESGLDVAVTGNVTRMWHKQDLKDVYNENGDFIRTFRYNGKEEIGLQGASDWIFNASLNVSTETENPFTATLVGAYASDKIFALGNPESQRLDQIDIQYNDEIMEKGFVTLDLIMSKELNDNWSLEFRGQNLLNPEIERYQEIRPISGNVPASNQTVRSYDRGAVLSLGVNYSF is encoded by the coding sequence ATGAAACGATTCTTATTATTATCATTAATTTTTATTGTAACAACAATGCAGTCTCAGGAGGCTACTACCGGAGCAATCGGCGGAAAACTTTCTGACAAGGAAATGAATGGGGAGCCCCTACCTTTCGCTAACGTGTTACTAAAAAACTCTACTAAAGGAACAACTTCAGATTATGACGGAATATATTTATTAGACAAATTAGAACCAGGAACCTATACAGTAGTATTCAGTTTTGTTGGATATGAAACTCTAGAAGTTCCTAATGTTGTAGTTGAAGCGGGTAAAGTGACCGAGGTAAATACAGAGCTTGGTTCCAGCGCAGCTGCTTTAGATGAAGTTGTGATTACTACTGTTTCCAGAAGAGATTCAGAAGTAGCTTTACTTATAGAACAAAAGAATTCAGTAGATATCAAGGAAAGCATCGGGGCTCAGGAATTAGCCAAATTAGGAGTTTCCGATGCCGCCACAGCAACCACAAAAATTTCAGGAGTTACCAGTAGTGAAGCTTCAGGAGATATTTTTGTGAGAGGACTTGGCGACAGATATCTGTATACTACTATGAATGGTCTTCCAATCCCTTCAGACGATGTGGAACGTAAGAACATTGACCTTGGTTTATTCCCAACAAGAGTTATCCAGAATATTTCTATTAGTAAGAACTATTCTGCAGAGAACTCTGCAGACCAGGCTTCTGGTAGTATTGACATTACCTCCAGAGAACTTAGAGGAAAAAGCGAGCTGGACCTGGGAATGAGATTTGGAGCGAATACGAATGCCGTTGGGCAGTTCAATAATTTCAAGGTTTCTCCAAATCAACAGGACGTATATTTTGGTTTCTACGACCAAAATATTCCAACCGAATTTGCTCTTAACAATCAGAGCTGGGATCCACAAAATGCCGTATTACCTATCAACAGAAGATATGCTCTTACTGCAGGTAAGCAATTTGGAGATTTTGAAGTTCTCTTCACTGCATCCAATTCAGTTGATTTCGAATACAATCAGGGAACCTTCGCCAACTATCGAAATAATGATTTTGAAGATGGGTTCACCGATGCGACCAACTATAAAAAGACTGATAATAATACCGCGCTTTTAGATCTAGGCTACCAGATCAACGATAATAACAGGATCAAGGCTACCAGTTTATTCATCAATAAAGTAACCGATGAAGTTTTTGAAGGTGGTAGAAATGGTGAAGGTATCGTTTTTGAAGAAAGCGACAGAAATGATGATTTCAATCAATTTGTTCGTGACCAGAATACCAAACAAACAAGACTTTGGGTGAATCAATTACATGGTTTCCATGAAATGTGGGACAGTAAGAACGAGATCGAATGGGCAGCAGGTTACAATATGGTAGATGCAGATGAGCCTAACCGAATTCGTAACGAAGTGAACCTTCATCCAACCGAGCCTATTTTATTGGGTGAAACAGGAGCTTTTCAGCAAAGAAAATCTAATCAGCAGATCGATGATCGCGAGATCAACGCATTCATCCAGGATCAATACAATTTTATCCAGGACGAGGAATCAGAAAAGAAGGCTTTCATTAAACTGGGTGGTAACTTCAGAAATAAAGAAAGAGACTTTTATTCAAAATTTTATGGAGTTGAAGAAAGAGATTTCAACACTGTTAATCCTGAATCCATAGATAATTTTACCGGAATTTTCACCACAGAAAATTTCAACAACAGGTCTCTGATCGTAAACGATCTTAGTCCAGACCTATACAATGGTACCCTGGAATCATTATCTGGTTTCGCATTCTTCAACTATGGGAATGAAAAATGGAACCTTAACGTAGGAGCAAGAGTACAGAAGGATGATATAGATGTTGTTTTCGACGTGAATAACTACCCGTCAAACCTTCCGAATTTTGTTTACAAGTCTTACGAAAACATTTACCCAAGTATCAACTTTAGATTCTCGCCAAACGAAGATTCGAACATAAGACTGGCAGCATCCAGAACCATTACTTTACCAGAATTCAAGGAGATCGCTCCTTTCGAATATGTGTCTCAAACAGGTTTGATCACCAGAGGTAACCCAGAGCTGGAAGCTTCTACCAACACCAATTTTGATATTAAATATGAGATCTTCCCAAGTTCAGGTGAATTGATCTCCCTTACCGGGTTCTACAAGAACATCAACGATCCTATCAACAAGGCAAGAGAAAGAGGTTCTGCTCCGGTATTCTCTTACTTCAATGCAGGAGACGAAGCGAATATCTACGGATTGGAGCTTGAAGCAAGAATGGATGTCATCGAGAACGAAAATGAATCAGGATTAGACGTGGCCGTAACAGGTAACGTGACCAGAATGTGGCATAAGCAGGATCTTAAAGATGTATACAATGAGAATGGTGATTTTATTAGAACATTCCGTTACAACGGAAAAGAGGAGATTGGACTTCAGGGAGCATCAGACTGGATCTTCAATGCCTCTTTAAATGTTTCAACAGAAACGGAGAATCCTTTCACGGCAACTCTTGTTGGAGCTTATGCATCAGATAAAATCTTTGCTTTGGGTAACCCAGAGAGCCAGAGATTAGACCAGATAGATATTCAGTATAACGATGAGATCATGGAAAAAGGTTTTGTGACCCTGGACCTTATCATGTCTAAAGAGCTTAATGATAACTGGTCTTTAGAATTCAGAGGACAGAACTTATTGAATCCTGAGATCGAAAGATACCAAGAAATTAGACCGATTTCAGGAAACGTTCCTGCATCAAATCAAACAGTAAGATCATATGACCGGGGCGCTGTTTTAAGCCTTGGAGTAAACTATTCTTTTTAA
- a CDS encoding T9SS type A sorting domain-containing protein, with protein MKQKYLFTFFLFCFLMIAAPVNAQESARAPQRTEIPIEGLSIYPNPVTGGKVYISSTKNQDKEIEIYNVLGKPVQKTRLRGREMDVSSLTPGIYILKIQEGKARATRKLVVK; from the coding sequence ATGAAGCAAAAGTACCTATTTACCTTTTTTCTTTTCTGTTTCCTGATGATCGCCGCTCCGGTGAACGCTCAGGAATCTGCTCGTGCGCCACAACGAACCGAAATCCCTATTGAAGGTTTGTCGATTTATCCCAACCCTGTAACTGGTGGAAAAGTTTATATTTCCAGCACCAAAAATCAGGATAAGGAAATAGAGATCTATAATGTTTTAGGGAAACCTGTTCAGAAGACTCGACTTAGAGGAAGAGAAATGGACGTTTCTTCTCTAACTCCTGGAATTTATATCCTGAAGATCCAGGAAGGTAAAGCGAGAGCTACCAGAAAATTAGTGGTAAAATAA
- a CDS encoding acyl transferase, translating into MLENKIFEISTQSDFEALSLEVFKYQFEHNNIYRDFCILLSKDPNSVKTISDIPFLPIEFFKRKQLISGNRPPQITFTSSGTTGSTTSKHYVSDLRLYEKSFLEAFRIFYGSPEEYTFLALLPSYLERTGSSLIYMVDSLINHSKDEESGFYLNNLEELSGKLKQLDRNEKKVFLIGVSFALLDLVEMEHFNLKNTIVMETGGMKGRRKEMIREELHDKLKAGFGVDKIHSEYGMTELLSQAYSTGKGIFECPPWMDILIRDPEDALTFLQNGKTGGINVIDLANINSCSFIATQDLGRKKNDQIEILGRFDNSDVRGCNLILL; encoded by the coding sequence ATGTTAGAAAATAAAATTTTTGAAATTTCGACACAATCAGACTTTGAAGCTCTGAGCCTGGAGGTCTTCAAATATCAATTCGAACACAACAATATTTATCGTGATTTCTGTATCCTGCTAAGCAAGGATCCTAACTCGGTGAAAACAATAAGTGACATTCCTTTTTTACCTATAGAGTTCTTTAAAAGGAAACAATTGATCAGTGGCAACAGACCGCCACAGATCACCTTCACCAGCAGCGGGACTACAGGATCAACTACCAGTAAGCATTATGTAAGCGATCTTAGATTATATGAAAAAAGCTTTTTAGAGGCATTCCGAATATTTTATGGTTCACCTGAGGAATATACTTTCTTAGCCTTACTACCTTCTTATTTAGAACGAACTGGTTCCTCACTTATTTACATGGTAGACTCCCTAATAAACCATTCAAAAGATGAGGAAAGTGGTTTTTACCTCAACAACCTGGAAGAGTTATCTGGCAAACTAAAACAGCTTGATAGAAATGAAAAAAAAGTGTTTTTAATCGGTGTTTCTTTCGCTCTTCTGGATCTAGTTGAAATGGAACATTTTAATTTAAAAAACACTATAGTTATGGAGACCGGCGGGATGAAAGGACGCCGGAAAGAAATGATAAGAGAGGAACTTCATGATAAACTAAAAGCAGGATTTGGAGTTGATAAGATCCATAGTGAATATGGTATGACCGAGCTGCTTTCTCAGGCTTATTCTACAGGAAAAGGAATTTTTGAATGCCCCCCATGGATGGATATACTTATCAGGGATCCGGAAGACGCTTTAACGTTTCTTCAGAATGGAAAGACCGGAGGAATCAATGTAATAGACCTCGCCAATATTAATTCATGCTCTTTTATTGCTACTCAGGACCTTGGACGTAAAAAAAATGATCAGATCGAAATCCTCGGAAGGTTCGATAACAGTGACGTTAGAGGATGCAACCTAATATTACTTTAA
- the tyrS gene encoding tyrosine--tRNA ligase has translation MEKNFVEEITWRGMLHDTMPGTEEHLMEAMRSAYVGIDPTADSLHIGHLVGVMMLRHFQLCGHKPYALVGGATGMIGDPSGKSAERNLLDEETLRHNQNALKEQLSRFLDFDSKNDNAAVLVNNYDWMKDFSFLEFIRDVGKHITVNYMMAKDSVKKRLSSDSSEGMSFTEFTYQLVQGYDFLHLFREYGCTLQMGGSDQWGNITTGTELIRRIGDGKGYALTCPLITKADGTKFGKTEGGNVWLDANRTSPYKFYQYWLNTSDEDAEKYIKIFTLLSKEEIDALIEKHREAPHQRELQKVLGKEVTTMVHSEEEYENALAASEVLFGKSTADDFRKLNEVTFLDVFEGVPQAEVALSEIEAGLDMIGALSAKTGFLASNGEARRALKENSVSVNKEKVKEDYTISTSDLINGKYVILNKGKKNTYIIRAN, from the coding sequence ATGGAAAAGAATTTCGTTGAAGAGATCACCTGGAGAGGCATGTTGCACGATACCATGCCGGGGACTGAAGAACACTTAATGGAAGCTATGCGTTCTGCTTATGTTGGGATAGATCCAACAGCAGATTCACTACATATAGGCCATTTAGTAGGAGTGATGATGTTGAGGCATTTCCAGCTTTGCGGGCATAAACCCTATGCTTTGGTTGGAGGAGCTACAGGAATGATCGGCGATCCTTCCGGGAAATCGGCAGAGAGAAATCTCCTGGATGAAGAAACTTTAAGGCATAATCAGAATGCGCTTAAGGAACAATTATCCAGATTTCTAGATTTCGATTCGAAGAATGACAATGCCGCGGTCCTGGTAAATAACTATGACTGGATGAAAGATTTCTCTTTCCTTGAATTCATCAGGGATGTAGGGAAACATATTACGGTGAACTATATGATGGCAAAGGATTCTGTAAAGAAGCGTTTGTCTTCAGATTCTTCAGAAGGAATGTCTTTTACCGAATTTACCTATCAGTTGGTTCAGGGATATGATTTTCTTCATTTATTCAGAGAATACGGTTGTACCCTACAAATGGGGGGAAGTGACCAGTGGGGAAATATTACTACAGGAACTGAGCTTATAAGAAGGATTGGCGATGGGAAAGGATATGCACTTACCTGTCCTTTGATCACTAAGGCCGATGGAACTAAATTCGGAAAAACCGAAGGAGGTAACGTGTGGCTGGATGCTAACAGGACTTCTCCATATAAATTCTACCAGTACTGGTTGAATACAAGCGATGAGGATGCTGAAAAGTATATTAAGATCTTCACCTTGCTTAGTAAGGAAGAGATAGATGCTCTCATAGAAAAGCATAGAGAGGCGCCCCACCAAAGGGAGCTGCAAAAAGTTCTTGGTAAGGAAGTGACTACTATGGTTCATTCTGAAGAGGAATATGAAAATGCTTTAGCTGCTTCTGAAGTTCTATTTGGTAAAAGTACTGCCGATGATTTCAGAAAACTGAACGAAGTAACTTTCCTTGATGTTTTTGAAGGAGTACCACAGGCAGAGGTAGCCCTTAGCGAAATAGAAGCCGGACTGGATATGATAGGGGCGCTTTCAGCCAAAACCGGATTTTTAGCATCTAACGGGGAAGCCAGAAGAGCTTTAAAAGAGAATTCAGTTTCAGTGAACAAAGAAAAGGTGAAGGAAGATTATACGATTTCTACTTCAGACCTTATCAATGGTAAATATGTAATTCTAAATAAAGGAAAGAAGAACACTTATATTATCAGGGCAAACTAA